In Calonectris borealis chromosome 10, bCalBor7.hap1.2, whole genome shotgun sequence, a single genomic region encodes these proteins:
- the FEZF2 gene encoding fez family zinc finger protein 2 yields MASSGSLETVMPSSCPRHDGRAAAANPSKTLAFSIERIMAKTSEPKPAFEQRHGGPGPEPEPGKKPLSLCSPLPCVIPIPPLGYEVPSKTLLNYSELWKSSLRGGAGLCKANCGVCCKAELALGQPSGRLIKPQVIHQAGAVPAAPRSLYYFNYLDAAYHPADILHGQLFPAGLLGAPPPGGLSAHQKLFLLENAKLAGLAAEKLPPPPPFAHKERLPGHLDQVMKEAAAAERGGPPKGHAKLGGGGGGAAEGKPKNFTCEVCGKVFNAHYNLTRHMPVHTGARPFVCKVCGKGFRQASTLCRHKIIHTQEKPHKCNQCGKAFNRSSTLNTHIRIHAGYKPFVCEFCGKGFHQKGNYKNHKLTHSGEKQYKCTICNKAFHQIYNLTFHMHTHNDKKPFTCVTCGKGFCRNFDLKKHVRKLHDSVSSAPPPPPRDPGRSGQS; encoded by the exons ATGGCGAGCTCGGGGTCGTTGGAGACGGTCatgccttcctcctgcccccggcACGACGGCAGGGCCGCCGCCGCTAACCCCTCCAAGACCCTGGCCTTCTCCATCGAGCGGATCATGGCCAAGACGTCGGAGCCCAAGCCAGCCTTCGAGCAGAGGcacggcgggccggggccggagccggagccgggcaaGAAGCCGCTGAGCCTGTGCTCGCCCCTGCCCTGCGTGATCCCCATCCCGCCGCTGGGCTACGAGGTGCCCTCCAAGACTCTCCTCAACTACTCGGAGCTGTGGAAGAGCAGcctgcggggcggcgcggggctctGCAAAGCCAACTGCGGCGTCTGCTGCAAGGCAGAGCTCGCCCTGGGCCAGCCCAGCGGCCGGCTCATCAAGCCGCAGGTCATCCACCAAGCGGGGGCCGTgccggccgccccccgctccctctACTACTTCAACTACCTGGACGCCGCGTACCACCCGGCCGACATCCTGCACGGACAGCTCTTCCCCGCCGGCCTGCtgggcgccccgccgccgggggggcTCTCGGCCCACCAGAAGCTTTTCCTGCTGGAGAACGCCAAGCTGGCGGGGCTGGCGGCCGAgaagctgccgccgccgccgcccttcgCCCACAAGGAGCGGCTGCCGGGACACCTGGACCAGGTGATgaaggaggcggcggcggcggagcgcggcggccccCCGAAGGGCCACGCCAagctggggggcggcggcggcggcgcggcggagggCAAGCCCAAAAACTTCACCTGCGAGGTCTGCGGCAAG GTGTTCAACGCACACTACAACCTCACCCGCCACATGCCGGTGCACACGGGGGCCAGGCCGTTCGTGTGCAAGGTCTGCGGGAAGGGCTTCCGCCAGGCCAGCACCCTGTGCCGGCACAAAATCATCCACACCCAG GAGAAACCCCACAAGTGCAACCAGTGCGGGAAGGCGTTCAACAGGAGCTCCACACTCAACACCCACATCCGCATCCACGCCGGCTACAAGCCCTTCGTCTGCGAGTTCTGCGGCAAGGGCTTCCACCAGAAAG GCAACTACAAGAACCACAAGCTGACCCATAGCGGAGAGAAGCAGTACAAGTGCACCATTTGCAACAAAGCCTTCCACCAGATCTATAACTTGACTTTCCACATGCACACCCACAACGACAAGAAGCCCTTTACGTGCGTCACTTGCGGGAAAGGATTTTGCAGAAACTTTGATTTAAAGAAGCACGTCCGAAAGTTGCACGACAGCGTCTCcagcgcgccgccgccgccgccgcgggaccCTGGGCGCAGCGGGCAGAGCTAA